The bacterium genome includes a window with the following:
- the topA gene encoding type I DNA topoisomerase has product MSKPLVIVESPTKAKTIGGMLGNKFKIMSTMGHIRDLPKSKIGIDIDNNFEPKYEIISAKKSLVSKLRKAAQECDEIYLATDEDREGEAIAWHIAFSIGKDLDQVKRVAFHEIIPEAIKKAFDSPRPIYLNLVNSQQARRVLDRLVGYTLSPFLAKNLERGLSAGRVQSVALRLIVEREKEIEAFTPEIYWLIKAEVEKEGKGFTMQLVRMDDKKLDRHFLKKPDDVNNILDNLNKGELITKDKKESIRKVKPYPPFITSTLQQEASIRLSFSSTKTMLNAQQLYEGISIEDNNIGLITYMRTDSPSVAKPALNQALKHIKETFGENYLPKKPFFYKSKSSTAQEAHEAIRPTSVDMTPEKVKPYLNEEQHKLYSLIWNRFVASQMKEAEIKNVTLTAENGRYTFETTNNSIHFDGFMKIWEVKIDQGEKDVPDFKEGETIPVTNYIKEEHTTNPPPRYTEASLIKTLEKYGIGRPSTYAPTLSILFNRGYVKREKRTLIPLKIGILVSDILTQYFSDIINTKFTAQMEDNLDKIVEGDVQWTELISKFYSEFKPMLTKAEELVSENIKKLEEKLVGDKVCPTCNVPLVVKRGKFGMFLGCPSFPNCKYTERIKENVNYSRNRYKKRQDSKTV; this is encoded by the coding sequence ATGAGTAAACCATTAGTAATCGTAGAATCCCCAACAAAAGCTAAAACCATTGGTGGTATGCTTGGAAACAAATTTAAGATTATGTCTACTATGGGACATATAAGAGACCTTCCAAAAAGTAAGATTGGAATTGATATAGATAATAATTTTGAACCTAAGTATGAAATAATTTCTGCAAAAAAGAGTTTGGTTTCTAAACTTCGCAAAGCTGCTCAGGAATGTGATGAAATATATTTAGCAACTGACGAAGATAGAGAAGGTGAAGCTATTGCTTGGCATATTGCTTTTTCAATTGGGAAAGATTTAGACCAGGTTAAACGGGTAGCTTTCCACGAAATTATCCCAGAAGCTATCAAAAAGGCATTCGATTCCCCAAGACCTATATACCTTAACCTTGTTAACTCTCAGCAAGCAAGACGTGTATTAGATAGACTTGTTGGGTATACATTAAGCCCTTTTCTTGCAAAAAACCTTGAAAGAGGCCTTTCTGCTGGTAGGGTTCAATCTGTTGCTCTAAGATTGATTGTTGAAAGAGAAAAAGAGATAGAAGCCTTTACGCCAGAAATATATTGGCTTATTAAAGCTGAGGTAGAGAAAGAAGGAAAAGGTTTTACTATGCAACTTGTAAGAATGGATGATAAAAAACTTGATAGACATTTTTTAAAAAAACCTGATGATGTTAACAATATATTGGATAATTTAAATAAAGGCGAACTTATTACAAAAGACAAAAAAGAATCTATCAGAAAGGTTAAACCTTATCCACCTTTTATAACAAGTACTTTGCAACAAGAGGCTTCAATTAGGCTAAGTTTTTCTTCTACAAAGACTATGCTTAATGCGCAACAATTATATGAAGGTATATCCATTGAAGATAACAACATAGGTTTAATTACATATATGAGAACAGATTCACCTTCAGTCGCTAAACCTGCTTTAAACCAGGCATTAAAACATATTAAAGAAACTTTTGGTGAGAATTATCTTCCTAAAAAACCATTCTTTTACAAAAGCAAATCTTCTACAGCCCAAGAAGCTCATGAGGCAATTAGACCTACTTCTGTTGATATGACGCCTGAAAAGGTAAAACCCTATTTGAACGAAGAACAACATAAACTATATTCTTTAATATGGAATAGATTTGTTGCAAGCCAAATGAAAGAAGCAGAAATTAAAAATGTAACTCTTACTGCTGAAAATGGAAGGTATACCTTTGAAACAACTAACAACTCAATTCATTTTGATGGGTTTATGAAAATATGGGAAGTGAAGATAGACCAAGGTGAAAAAGATGTTCCAGACTTCAAAGAAGGAGAAACAATACCTGTCACCAACTATATTAAAGAAGAACATACCACCAACCCTCCACCACGATATACAGAGGCAAGTCTAATAAAAACACTTGAGAAATACGGGATAGGAAGACCTTCTACTTACGCCCCTACCCTATCCATACTATTTAACCGTGGGTATGTTAAAAGAGAAAAGAGAACTCTTATACCATTAAAGATAGGAATACTTGTTAGCGATATTCTTACCCAATATTTTTCTGATATAATAAACACAAAATTTACCGCTCAAATGGAAGATAATCTTGATAAGATTGTTGAGGGGGATGTACAATGGACAGAACTTATAAGTAAATTTTATTCTGAATTTAAACCAATGCTTACAAAAGCCGAAGAGTTGGTGTCTGAAAACATAAAAAAACTTGAAGAAAAACTGGTAGGTGATAAAGTGTGCCCAACTTGTAATGTACCGCTTGTTGTTAAAAGAGGTAAATTTGGGATGTTTCTTGGATGCCCAAGTTTTCCAAACTGCAAATATACAGAAAGGATAAAGGAAAATGTTAATTATTCCCGCAATAGATATAAAAAAAGACAAGATAGTAAGACTGTATAA
- a CDS encoding HisA/HisF-related TIM barrel protein: protein MLIIPAIDIKKDKIVRLYKGDFNKISHYEPTPEDAFIQYLTAKIERLHLIFLWGAYSGNISPEEEQVIDKIINVRDIYAKNTCTIQIGGGMRSSTRISELIKKGVDYIIVGTAFIIPLAFEEGFTKNDIKMFYQAGGKEFNQEKELPEFGLPDCLEKDIREKIIVSIDYRQEETALSGWQVTIPLTPHYLIKEFMKKGYKRFILTNVEKDGTLEGIDIGSIKNILGKLAFDKCYPEEIIIAGGVTSEKDIQKLMNLKYKPSGVIIGKALYQQRFDLKTAVAKFQLNENQN, encoded by the coding sequence ATGTTAATTATTCCCGCAATAGATATAAAAAAAGACAAGATAGTAAGACTGTATAAAGGAGATTTCAATAAAATAAGTCATTATGAACCTACTCCAGAAGACGCTTTTATACAATATTTAACTGCAAAAATTGAACGATTACATTTAATATTTCTTTGGGGGGCGTATTCTGGAAATATTTCTCCTGAAGAAGAGCAAGTGATAGATAAAATTATAAATGTTCGAGATATTTACGCAAAAAACACCTGCACAATACAGATTGGTGGTGGGATGAGGTCTTCCACAAGAATTTCCGAACTTATAAAAAAAGGTGTAGATTATATTATTGTTGGTACAGCTTTTATTATTCCTCTTGCTTTTGAGGAAGGTTTTACAAAAAACGATATAAAAATGTTTTACCAAGCTGGAGGCAAAGAGTTTAATCAAGAAAAAGAATTGCCTGAATTTGGGCTTCCGGATTGTCTGGAGAAAGATATTCGTGAAAAGATTATTGTATCAATAGACTACAGGCAAGAAGAGACCGCTTTAAGCGGGTGGCAGGTAACTATCCCTTTAACTCCACACTATCTTATAAAAGAATTTATGAAGAAAGGATATAAAAGATTTATTTTAACAAATGTTGAGAAAGATGGTACCCTTGAAGGTATAGATATTGGTTCCATTAAAAACATTTTAGGTAAACTTGCTTTTGATAAGTGCTACCCTGAAGAAATAATTATTGCTGGCGGGGTTACCTCTGAAAAAGATATACAAAAACTTATGAACCTTAAATATAAACCTTCTGGCGTTATTATTGGTAAAGCTCTTTATCAGCAGAGGTTTGATTTAAAAACAGCTGTTGCTAAATTTCAATTAAATGAAAATCAAAATTAA
- a CDS encoding phospholipase D-like domain-containing protein, whose amino-acid sequence MKIKIKVSFFFVLILFLSSSFRVFPQEFSGKISTANNEEYFEKVLTKIKEAKQSVYLIMYISKYYDKYPKSPGNILLKELAEAKKRGAKVEVIFNRGIRKEDSSLTKENMNTGAFLAKNGVTVLFDSEKKTTHSKLLIIDEKYVVIGSTNWTYYALAFNNETAVIIESVPLAKDYVKYFEKVKKECIFLLKPSNIPSK is encoded by the coding sequence ATGAAAATCAAAATTAAAGTTTCGTTCTTTTTTGTTTTAATATTATTTCTCTCTTCCTCGTTTAGGGTATTTCCTCAGGAATTTTCTGGAAAAATATCTACTGCCAACAATGAAGAATATTTTGAAAAAGTTTTAACAAAAATTAAAGAGGCAAAACAATCTGTTTACCTTATTATGTATATATCAAAATATTACGATAAATACCCTAAAAGTCCTGGAAATATTCTTCTTAAAGAATTAGCAGAAGCAAAAAAGAGAGGTGCAAAGGTAGAGGTTATTTTTAATCGTGGTATAAGAAAGGAGGATTCTTCGCTTACTAAAGAAAATATGAATACAGGCGCTTTTCTTGCCAAAAACGGTGTAACTGTTCTCTTCGATTCTGAAAAAAAAACCACACATTCAAAACTTCTTATTATTGACGAGAAATACGTAGTAATAGGAAGCACCAATTGGACATATTATGCCCTTGCTTTTAACAATGAGACCGCAGTTATAATTGAATCGGTTCCTTTGGCGAAAGACTATGTAAAATATTTTGAAAAAGTAAAAAAAGAATGTATTTTTTTATTGAAACCATCTAATATTCCATCAAAATAA
- the cimA gene encoding citramalate synthase: MNRVEIYDTTLRDGSQGESISFSLSDKLGIAEKLDSFGIDFIEGGWPGSNPKDITFFKKIRNKKLKKSKIVAFGSTRRKSVSAKDDNFLKKLIESQTECVAIFGKAWDLHVTDVFKTDLDENLFMIEDSIKYLCSMGKRVFFDAEHFFDGYKMNPEYAMKALLAAAEGGAEKIVLCETNGGTLPFEIEEIIKKVKQQIELPIGIHTHNDAGLGVANSISAVKAGVTHIQGTINGIGERCGNADLSIIIPILKLKMGLECLEKDSLVHLTEISRFVYEKANIVPPNSQPFVGFSAFAHKGGVHIDAVGKNPRTYEHINPALVGNERRILLSELSGKSTILQKTKGFELEKKPEVIKKLLDTVSKLENQGYQFESAEGSFDIMVRKSIGEYKQLFKIEGFRVIVEKRGKKVVSEATVKVKVGRETAHTASEGNGPVNALDNALRKALVKFYPEIKDMKLTDYKVRILQPEQATAAVTRVVIETIDGTSTWGTLGVSENIIEASWKALIDSIDYKLHKSI, translated from the coding sequence ATGAACAGAGTAGAAATTTATGATACAACCTTAAGGGATGGTTCTCAGGGAGAATCTATCTCTTTTTCATTATCTGATAAACTTGGAATTGCAGAAAAACTCGATTCTTTTGGAATAGATTTTATTGAAGGCGGTTGGCCAGGTTCTAACCCAAAAGATATAACTTTTTTTAAAAAAATCAGAAACAAAAAATTAAAAAAATCAAAAATTGTAGCCTTTGGAAGTACAAGAAGAAAATCTGTTTCTGCTAAAGACGATAATTTTCTTAAAAAACTTATTGAGAGTCAAACCGAATGTGTTGCAATATTTGGGAAGGCTTGGGATTTACATGTAACTGATGTTTTTAAGACAGATTTAGACGAGAATCTGTTTATGATTGAAGACTCTATAAAGTATTTATGTAGTATGGGGAAGAGGGTTTTTTTTGACGCTGAACACTTTTTTGATGGATATAAAATGAATCCTGAGTACGCAATGAAAGCTTTACTTGCTGCCGCTGAAGGAGGCGCAGAAAAGATTGTTTTATGCGAAACAAACGGTGGTACGCTACCTTTTGAAATAGAGGAGATTATCAAAAAAGTTAAACAACAAATAGAGTTACCAATAGGTATCCATACCCATAACGATGCGGGGCTTGGTGTTGCAAATTCTATTTCTGCTGTAAAAGCAGGTGTTACACATATACAAGGGACTATTAATGGTATAGGTGAAAGATGTGGAAACGCTGATTTATCAATAATTATTCCTATATTAAAACTTAAAATGGGTTTAGAGTGTCTTGAAAAAGATAGTTTAGTTCATCTTACAGAAATCTCTCGTTTTGTGTATGAGAAAGCAAATATTGTTCCCCCTAACTCTCAGCCGTTTGTTGGTTTTAGTGCTTTTGCTCACAAAGGTGGAGTTCATATTGATGCTGTTGGAAAGAATCCTCGAACCTATGAACATATAAATCCAGCACTTGTTGGAAACGAAAGGAGAATACTTCTTTCTGAGTTGTCTGGAAAAAGTACTATACTTCAAAAGACTAAAGGTTTTGAACTTGAGAAGAAACCAGAGGTTATAAAAAAACTTCTTGATACTGTTAGCAAACTTGAAAATCAAGGGTATCAATTTGAATCGGCAGAAGGTTCCTTTGATATAATGGTGAGAAAATCTATAGGCGAGTATAAACAATTGTTTAAGATAGAAGGGTTTAGGGTGATTGTTGAAAAAAGAGGTAAAAAGGTTGTCTCAGAGGCGACAGTTAAAGTAAAGGTTGGAAGAGAAACTGCCCATACTGCAAGCGAAGGTAACGGTCCTGTGAACGCATTAGATAATGCTTTAAGGAAAGCCTTGGTGAAGTTTTATCCTGAAATAAAAGATATGAAACTTACAGATTATAAAGTAAGAATCTTACAACCTGAGCAAGCTACCGCTGCTGTTACAAGAGTTGTTATAGAAACAATCGACGGGACTTCTACCTGGGGCACTCTTGGTGTTTCTGAAAATATTATTGAAGCTTCCTGGAAAGCATTAATTGATAGTATAGACTACAAACTCCATAAATCTATTTGA
- a CDS encoding M20/M25/M40 family metallo-hydrolase, translating into MEKLTKIRQVIGKEKENIKKFLESLVNQNSYTYNTEGVDKVAAILGTEMPKVFQHQTVDGGVKYAKHHIYTKDGKYDKPVVLVGHMDTLFKPDVPFNKLYEKGDKLIGPAVNDMKAGLTVIVWALKVLDICGLLDEIPVKVVFNSEEETGSLDSKKIFLGLKDKVVKGLVYEDGGVGGTVVTKRIGITDYTLEATGVAAHAGLYYGSKISALLEIAHRIVWLESLNLGRDRLTINVGMAQGGLATNIVPDKAVCNFEIRVWDESELNTMLQKIETSILKPTVDGCKLNLIKGKHRPPLAESQEGTKLFNLVSEVASSIGQKVIEEHRSGGSDASWLSSVGVPSIDGLGPVGDLDRTEDEYILTETLFERIELTAALLLSSKLFES; encoded by the coding sequence ATGGAAAAACTTACTAAAATAAGGCAAGTAATAGGTAAGGAAAAAGAAAATATAAAAAAGTTTCTTGAATCTCTTGTCAATCAGAACAGTTACACTTATAACACCGAAGGGGTAGATAAGGTTGCGGCTATTTTAGGTACCGAAATGCCCAAAGTTTTTCAACATCAAACAGTTGATGGTGGTGTTAAATATGCAAAGCACCATATTTATACCAAAGATGGAAAATATGATAAACCTGTTGTTCTTGTTGGACATATGGACACCTTATTTAAACCAGATGTACCTTTTAATAAACTTTACGAAAAGGGCGACAAATTAATAGGTCCTGCAGTTAATGATATGAAAGCAGGTCTAACGGTAATAGTTTGGGCTTTAAAAGTTCTTGATATCTGCGGCCTTCTTGATGAAATACCAGTGAAAGTTGTTTTTAATTCAGAGGAAGAGACAGGTTCATTAGATTCTAAAAAAATCTTTCTTGGGCTAAAAGACAAAGTTGTTAAAGGTCTTGTTTATGAAGATGGAGGAGTAGGTGGTACTGTTGTCACTAAAAGGATTGGTATTACCGATTATACCCTCGAAGCTACTGGGGTAGCTGCCCACGCAGGGTTATACTATGGGTCCAAAATAAGTGCTCTATTAGAGATAGCCCATAGAATTGTATGGTTAGAATCTCTTAATCTTGGAAGAGACAGGTTAACTATAAACGTTGGAATGGCGCAAGGAGGACTTGCTACTAACATTGTGCCAGATAAAGCAGTATGCAATTTTGAGATAAGAGTTTGGGATGAGTCTGAACTCAACACAATGCTCCAAAAAATTGAAACTTCAATATTAAAACCTACGGTTGATGGTTGTAAACTTAATTTGATTAAAGGTAAACACCGTCCACCGTTAGCAGAAAGTCAAGAAGGGACAAAACTTTTTAACCTTGTTTCAGAAGTTGCTTCTTCTATTGGGCAGAAAGTAATAGAAGAACACCGCAGTGGTGGCTCTGATGCCAGTTGGCTTTCCTCTGTTGGAGTACCTTCAATCGATGGTCTTGGTCCTGTGGGTGACCTTGATAGAACAGAAGATGAATATATTTTAACGGAAACTCTTTTTGAAAGAATAGAACTGACTGCTGCTCTTCTTTTGTCATCAAAATTGTTTGAAAGTTGA
- a CDS encoding nodulation protein NfeD: MKKILFLILLVTLLVSPQKLFSKENVGYILNVDSSIGPITYYQIKSVIRLAEKNRADFIILVIDTPGGLLSSTRKIVQEILSSEVPVISYISPRGAQCASAGVFIALSSHIIAMSPATNIGAAHPVSLTSNSDETVNTKLVNDTVSFIKSIAVHRKRNPEWAEKAVRESISSTEIEVLKENVIDVISQDIFQLTSEIDGKKIIINERETILNTKNPKIIPYKESFKEDVLKVIAHPNIAYILLMIGFAGILLEFYNPGFGVPGIVGTISLILAFFALHALPINIAGIFLIVASLIFFAIEAVTASFGLFIISGIVSLFLGSMLLFKPTADVNIPYFLIFTISFFVSLMLFLSLFFIIRTKKKKVTTGKEGMIGEKGKTLTALSPEGTVFVHGEYWTGISNEEEIPADTEVEVIDITNFKLTVKRTERKG, encoded by the coding sequence ATGAAAAAGATATTATTTTTAATACTTTTAGTAACGCTTTTAGTCTCACCACAAAAACTGTTTTCAAAAGAGAATGTAGGATACATATTAAATGTTGATAGTTCTATTGGACCTATCACCTATTATCAAATAAAGAGTGTTATTAGGTTAGCAGAAAAAAATAGAGCCGATTTTATTATACTTGTTATAGATACACCAGGTGGGTTGTTATCCTCTACAAGAAAGATTGTACAAGAGATTTTATCAAGCGAAGTTCCAGTTATATCTTACATATCTCCCAGGGGGGCTCAGTGTGCTTCAGCTGGTGTTTTTATTGCTCTTTCAAGTCATATCATTGCTATGTCCCCTGCAACAAATATTGGAGCTGCTCACCCAGTTAGTCTTACCTCAAACTCTGATGAAACTGTAAATACAAAACTTGTAAATGATACAGTAAGTTTTATTAAAAGTATTGCTGTTCACAGAAAAAGAAATCCCGAGTGGGCTGAAAAAGCTGTCAGAGAAAGTATTTCTTCAACAGAGATAGAAGTTCTTAAGGAGAATGTTATTGATGTTATTTCCCAAGATATTTTCCAACTTACTTCTGAAATAGATGGTAAAAAAATTATTATAAATGAACGTGAAACTATTTTAAATACTAAAAATCCGAAAATTATTCCATATAAAGAGAGTTTTAAAGAAGATGTTCTAAAAGTTATAGCACACCCAAATATAGCCTATATATTGTTGATGATTGGTTTTGCAGGTATTCTACTTGAGTTTTATAACCCTGGTTTTGGAGTGCCAGGAATAGTGGGAACTATTTCTTTAATTCTTGCTTTTTTTGCCCTCCACGCATTACCTATCAATATTGCTGGAATTTTTCTTATTGTTGCAAGTCTTATCTTTTTTGCAATAGAAGCTGTTACCGCTTCCTTTGGGCTTTTTATTATTTCAGGTATCGTTTCTCTTTTTTTAGGTTCTATGCTTCTGTTTAAACCTACTGCAGATGTTAATATCCCATATTTTTTAATATTTACAATTTCATTTTTTGTTTCTTTGATGCTCTTTTTGTCATTATTCTTTATAATTAGAACAAAGAAAAAGAAAGTTACTACAGGAAAAGAAGGTATGATAGGGGAGAAAGGTAAGACTTTAACTGCTTTATCACCTGAAGGAACAGTTTTTGTTCACGGAGAATACTGGACAGGTATTTCAAATGAAGAAGAAATCCCAGCTGATACTGAGGTTGAAGTAATTGATATCACTAATTTTAAACTTACTGTTAAAAGAACAGAACGGAAAGGGTAA
- a CDS encoding TIGR00730 family Rossman fold protein: MKNFYETDIWRIFRIMAEFVEGFEALEKTKNGITVWGSARVKEDNIWYKKAVKTGELLVKEGYSVITGGGPGIMEAANKGASLANGDSIGLNIELPHEQKPNPYIKTLISFKYFFTRKVMFLKYTKGFIIFPGGYGTLDEFAETITLIQTRRIHKFPIVLMGKEYWEGLLKWLDKRLLVDDYIEKQDLNLFQIAEEPEEAIEIIQDFRKNNIPY; this comes from the coding sequence ATGAAAAATTTTTATGAGACTGATATTTGGCGTATCTTTAGGATAATGGCTGAGTTTGTTGAAGGGTTTGAAGCTCTTGAAAAAACTAAAAACGGGATAACAGTTTGGGGTTCAGCAAGAGTTAAGGAAGATAATATTTGGTATAAAAAAGCCGTTAAAACTGGGGAATTACTTGTAAAAGAAGGTTATTCTGTTATTACTGGTGGAGGACCCGGTATAATGGAGGCAGCTAACAAAGGCGCTTCGCTTGCTAATGGGGATTCTATTGGGCTTAATATAGAACTTCCACACGAACAAAAACCTAACCCTTACATTAAAACTCTTATATCTTTTAAGTATTTTTTCACGCGAAAAGTTATGTTTTTAAAGTATACAAAAGGATTTATTATTTTCCCAGGCGGCTATGGAACTCTTGATGAGTTTGCTGAAACCATTACATTGATACAGACTCGACGTATTCACAAATTTCCTATTGTGCTTATGGGTAAAGAGTATTGGGAAGGGCTCCTTAAATGGTTAGATAAGAGATTATTGGTTGACGATTACATAGAAAAACAAGATTTAAATCTTTTTCAGATAGCAGAAGAGCCAGAAGAGGCTATAGAGATAATTCAGGATTTTCGTAAAAATAATATCCCTTACTAA